One part of the Thiothrix nivea DSM 5205 genome encodes these proteins:
- a CDS encoding GFA family protein — MTEKKPQTTLHGSCHCGQVRFTVNTVLDKVVQCNCSICSKKGVLHHRVPPEQFQLLQGEDALQLYQFDSKEAKHWFCKYCGIHPFSNPRAAPDMISINVRCLDDVELAAALPEVIYFDGKNWEQAVAKLNQQLHGQR; from the coding sequence GTGACTGAAAAAAAACCTCAAACCACCCTGCACGGAAGCTGTCACTGTGGGCAGGTCAGATTCACCGTCAACACGGTGTTGGATAAGGTGGTGCAATGCAATTGCTCCATTTGTAGCAAAAAGGGCGTGTTGCACCACCGGGTTCCACCAGAGCAGTTTCAGCTCTTGCAGGGGGAGGATGCCTTGCAGCTTTACCAGTTTGATAGCAAGGAAGCGAAACACTGGTTTTGTAAGTATTGTGGCATTCACCCGTTCAGCAACCCGCGTGCCGCACCCGACATGATCAGCATCAACGTGCGCTGTCTGGATGATGTTGAGCTTGCAGCAGCATTGCCGGAAGTCATTTATTTTGATGGGAAGAACTGGGAACAAGCGGTGGCGAAATTGAACCAGCAATTGCATGGGCAAAGGTGA
- a CDS encoding rhodanese-like domain-containing protein: MQEQIQHYLNKLAYETDSWDLKVALEAGENVVVIDARSPQAFAATHIPGAINIPHRQMDEASTARLDKSALIVTYCDGIGCNASTKGALAMAQLGFRVKELIGGLDWWKRDGHPVASEAEPGVVLSGDCGCD, encoded by the coding sequence ATGCAGGAACAGATACAGCATTATCTCAACAAACTTGCCTACGAAACCGATTCGTGGGATCTGAAGGTGGCGCTGGAAGCCGGGGAAAACGTGGTGGTGATTGACGCCCGTTCCCCACAGGCTTTTGCTGCCACGCATATTCCCGGAGCTATCAATATCCCCCACCGGCAGATGGATGAAGCCAGCACTGCACGTCTGGACAAGTCCGCTTTGATTGTAACTTATTGCGATGGCATCGGCTGTAACGCCTCCACCAAGGGGGCGTTAGCCATGGCTCAGCTGGGTTTCCGGGTTAAGGAACTGATAGGTGGGCTGGACTGGTGGAAACGTGACGGCCATCCGGTTGCTTCCGAGGCGGAACCCGGTGTTGTGTTATCCGGGGATTGTGGCTGTGACTGA
- a CDS encoding Crp/Fnr family transcriptional regulator: MEQLLRVAPPFHNLNQAELLPIANASRKMTCATGQQLFAQGDPSVHFFLVLKGSVRLYRLTSDGREKVIEIIPAGETFAESVALLDKPYPVHACTIDVVEMVLIPAVVLREQIRRNSDLAIKMLANLSRRVHRFVNDIQMLSMATAQQKVAGYFLAFMEEEGNEQCLHLPSSKAVVASRLGLQPETFSRVLGRMKEQGVIREEPTQLVVLELGRLRQLRDG, from the coding sequence ATGGAGCAGTTATTGCGTGTTGCACCGCCTTTCCACAATCTGAATCAAGCTGAACTGTTACCCATCGCCAATGCGTCCCGTAAGATGACCTGTGCTACAGGGCAGCAGCTTTTCGCCCAAGGCGACCCCTCCGTGCATTTTTTTCTGGTGCTCAAAGGCAGTGTACGCCTGTACCGCCTGACTTCGGATGGCCGGGAAAAAGTGATCGAAATCATTCCGGCAGGGGAAACGTTTGCCGAATCGGTGGCTCTGCTGGACAAGCCTTACCCTGTTCATGCCTGCACGATTGACGTGGTTGAGATGGTACTCATCCCGGCGGTGGTGCTCAGGGAGCAAATCCGCCGGAACAGCGATTTGGCGATCAAGATGCTGGCCAACCTGAGTCGGCGGGTGCACCGGTTTGTGAATGACATCCAGATGTTGAGCATGGCTACTGCGCAGCAGAAGGTCGCGGGCTATTTCCTGGCTTTCATGGAAGAGGAGGGCAATGAGCAATGCCTGCACCTGCCATCTTCCAAGGCAGTGGTGGCATCCCGGCTGGGTTTACAGCCGGAAACCTTTTCACGGGTGTTGGGCAGGATGAAGGAGCAGGGCGTGATCCGCGAGGAACCTACGCAGCTCGTGGTGCTGGAGCTGGGCAGGTTGCGCCAGTTGCGGGATGGATAA
- the hcp gene encoding hydroxylamine reductase gives MFCYQCEQTLRTDTTAGCASDKGACGKDATTSDLQDILIYQIKGIAQYAQLARSVGVVDKAVDDFIQYGFFTTLTNVNFTATRFVNMIHEAARIRDSIKTKYSEAATDQGKPVEEPDGPAQFQPANNMDDILKQESVAVVNKDHDIVGEDVNGLRVLITYGMKGVCAYSHHARMLGYQEDAIDAEVERILAYLTTNPTDIEELLGQALAVGQLNLQVMDLLDRANNGTFGDQEITQVRVTPVAGKCLLVSGHDLHDMGQILEQTKDQGINVYTHGEMLPAHAYPGLKKYPHLVGNYGGAWQDQQQEFADFPGPIVLTSNCIIEPAKSYRQRIFTTGPVGWPGVRHIDNGNYAPAIQAAKALPGFKEDSEAKFITTGFGHKTVLGVADKVVDAVKSGAIQHFFVIGGCDGAKPGRNYYTELADKTPANSIMLTVGCAKYRFNQNDYGDIGGIPRLLDMGQCNDSYSAIKVASALAGAFECGVNDLPLSLMVSWFEQKATAVLLSLLAAGVKGIHLGPSLPPYLTPNLLAVLTERFDLRVNHTPEEDLQTALGQAAA, from the coding sequence ATGTTTTGCTATCAATGCGAGCAAACCCTACGTACCGATACTACTGCCGGATGCGCCAGCGACAAAGGCGCCTGCGGTAAAGATGCCACCACGTCCGACCTTCAGGACATCCTGATTTACCAGATCAAGGGCATTGCCCAGTATGCGCAACTGGCCCGCAGCGTGGGCGTGGTCGATAAGGCGGTGGATGACTTCATCCAGTACGGCTTTTTCACTACCCTGACCAACGTCAACTTCACTGCGACCCGTTTCGTCAACATGATCCACGAAGCCGCCAGAATCCGCGACAGCATCAAGACAAAATACAGCGAAGCTGCCACCGATCAGGGTAAGCCCGTCGAGGAACCCGACGGCCCGGCTCAATTCCAGCCTGCCAACAACATGGATGACATTCTCAAACAGGAATCCGTGGCGGTGGTGAACAAGGATCACGACATTGTTGGCGAAGACGTGAATGGCCTGCGGGTGCTGATCACTTACGGCATGAAAGGCGTGTGCGCCTATTCCCACCATGCGCGGATGCTGGGCTATCAGGAAGATGCGATTGATGCCGAAGTCGAGCGCATTCTGGCCTACCTGACCACTAACCCTACCGATATTGAAGAACTGCTGGGGCAGGCGCTGGCGGTCGGCCAACTGAACCTGCAAGTCATGGATTTGCTGGATCGCGCCAACAACGGCACGTTCGGCGACCAGGAAATTACCCAAGTGCGCGTCACCCCGGTGGCGGGGAAGTGCCTGCTGGTCAGTGGGCACGATTTGCACGACATGGGGCAAATCCTGGAGCAAACCAAGGATCAGGGCATCAACGTCTACACCCACGGCGAAATGCTCCCCGCCCACGCTTACCCCGGCCTGAAAAAATACCCGCATCTGGTCGGCAACTACGGCGGCGCATGGCAGGATCAGCAGCAGGAATTCGCCGACTTCCCCGGCCCGATCGTACTGACCTCCAACTGCATCATTGAACCGGCCAAAAGTTACCGCCAACGCATCTTCACCACCGGCCCGGTAGGCTGGCCGGGTGTACGCCACATCGACAACGGCAATTACGCACCCGCAATCCAGGCCGCCAAAGCGCTGCCGGGTTTCAAGGAAGATTCTGAAGCAAAATTCATTACCACCGGTTTTGGCCACAAGACCGTGCTGGGCGTAGCCGACAAAGTGGTGGATGCGGTCAAATCCGGTGCGATCCAGCACTTCTTCGTGATTGGCGGCTGCGATGGCGCCAAACCGGGGCGCAATTACTACACCGAACTGGCGGACAAGACCCCGGCAAACAGCATCATGCTGACCGTCGGCTGCGCCAAATACCGCTTCAACCAGAACGACTACGGCGACATCGGCGGCATTCCGCGCCTGCTGGACATGGGGCAGTGCAACGACTCCTATTCCGCCATCAAGGTAGCGTCGGCGCTGGCCGGGGCATTTGAATGCGGGGTCAATGACTTGCCGTTGTCGCTGATGGTTTCCTGGTTTGAGCAGAAAGCGACTGCCGTGTTGCTGTCCCTGCTGGCGGCAGGCGTGAAAGGCATCCACCTCGGCCCCAGCCTGCCGCCTTACCTGACGCCTAACCTGCTTGCTGTACTGACAGAACGCTTTGACCTGCGGGTGAACCATACGCCGGAAGAAGATCTGCAAACCGCCCTTGGTCAGGCCGCCGCCTGA